ATAATATGATATATTCTTTGACTTGCTAGTGCAAACAGCAGTTTGGCAAATAGTTTCATCAAAACAGAGGCTTCAAGTTGTTGAACATCGCTCCCACTTGAAGTTTACTGTCAGATTAAAAATAGAGAGAGAATTTCAAAATGTGTATTTAAAGCTAACAAACAACATTGCTTTAAGCCCGCTAATGCTTAATGCTAAACGCATAATGGAAAATACTTTTGAAATGCTATGAGTTATCATCAATAAGGGCGGTTTTAGAGCCCTATAAGTgatggatatttgaacacaaatggtggagcaacacatatGAACAGACAATAACAATATTCCCAGTAACAATATTCTTTATCTTCTTATTAACAAGTTACAAGGCACCAGTGtattttaacaaaaaaatacatctgaaaGTAACAAAATGTTTATACTGTTTACTTGTTATAATATGAAGTCATCTTTTACATTCATTAAGATCTGTAGACAAACTGAATGATCCAACCAATAATGATGCTTATTTTCTCATTATACTTTGGAGTGTAGCACTTAAGCTCTGAAGACATTCCCCTGAAGATAGCCAAGCGCACATAGAATGGGACACATAGGATGAACAAGCAAGATGACAAAACTAGAAGAGAGATGCCCAATGGGAATATTTCAATTGTATTCATATTGCTCAGCTAGATTTCTCTTCTTTCCAGGTGTCCCTGCTCCCACATCTGTGCGGGGATAGGTCTGGAGTTTGTGAATATCCTGGGACAGTTTGCCCAGCACACAAGTGCTTAAGCCGGTGCAGCGCTTTGACATGGACCTATCTGGGCTGGtagagacacacacatgcagagacaACTGACAGTGACAATGGTATGATGGAGGGACATATAAATCAAACAACAACCAGATTGTGTTCCACTTTGGAGGCGACAGACATTACACTACATGCATTATTTGGATTTATTAGTGTGACATGCAGTTGACAAACAAATGgaaatgatgatgtcatgcacTCATGCATGATCACAATCATACTCAATTCATGGAACCCAATTTTTACCCCACATAACTAAAGAATAGGGTCTAACCGATACGGATTCCGATATTAGACAGAATAAAAGACTGAtacatagacagacagacagatcgaCCGATTGATCGCTCTATCGATAGATATAAATTTGTTCAGATTTCATTCTACCTAATATTGGCCATCTAATTAATCTGTTGGGCCCTACTAATGAAACTTGTTACTGGCTGATTTACTGTAGTCCAAAGCATTAAGTAACTAAGACCAAGAGTGGATAAGATGATATGTTTTGCTAGACACACACATCATTAAAGACAATTTTTCTCATTGATTACCTGCTCCCATCAGCTGTTTGGCGCTCTTGCTCATCTGAAGCGAGCTGCATGAACTCTTTAATGGCTCTTAGTAACTTCTTAATATCATCATTCGATAGACTGACTCCATCAGTACTGGGGTCCTCACGACTTCTGAAATAAATTCAGAGTAAGATATTCGCTATAATAAAAGCAGTCACTGTGTACTTTTCATGCCTTACCTGGATGGAGCTGCCTGTGTGATGCACATCTGACAAAAGATCAGCACACAAGCTAAAAGAAGAGTCCCGAATTTATGGGTGATCATGATTGCCTGCGAATAAAATACATGAGGTTCAAGAAATTTGCAAGTTATCTTGTACTATGCTTTACAAAAACAGCATGCACCCAATACAAGTGACTCAATCGTCAAACTGCAGCTACTACAACATTTCATTTTCTAAAGTCATCCTTATCCACTCACCATAAGCTGGTACAGTATTGGAGGAGGATGATAGAAGTGCGGCTCAGTTGACAATGAGCTGACCGCTCCCACAGAActggcttttatgcacgttcTCGTGGGCTCTGCCAGCACTTGATCATGGTCCACTGGCAACCAATCGTATCCTGGcaattctgtaaaaaaaaaaaatgcacatggcATCCGTGCATAGGGTGATCATGAAATTGTTCAATTTATAAAATAAACCAAAGAGTGGAATGTTTTCAGGCTATTTAAGATGAAGTTTACCCAAGATTAAGAACTATGCAAGTGGGCCCATCTTTAGCAGCATATTtgtatttgcttttatttttgcttaGTTCAACTCGGTTGTCCGCTTCACAGGCACCAGATCTGCACCTGCAAAAATACACCTTCCATTTTTTTCTGATTTGTTTACAATTAACCATCCGTTTGTTAATACCAGACGCACagtaatacattttaaaaatatttgtacactaccgttcaaacgtTTGGGGTCAATTTAGTGTTTTCCATGAGAACATAATTGCACAAGTGTTTTcaagggttttctaatcatccattagccttTGAACACAATTAGCAAATACAATGGACCATTCGTTATTGTGCTACTTTCCCTAACCTTGCAAGATTAGCCACTCCTGTGCAGTTTTTGCTGTTACTTTGTTGCCACAGACGGGCCATTCCTGTGCAGTTTTTGTTCTTACTTTGTTACCACAGATGAGCCATTCCTATGCTCTTTATTTCGCTACTTTGTTCTGCTGCGTTGCAGTGAGGATTTGTGTTGTGGTATTTTTGACAGTGATTATTAAACCTTGGTTCCACCTTTTCCAACTCCGCCCTGAATCTTAGTCCTCCGTCACCTCGGCTTGTTAATAGAGTGTATTCCTGGTTAGTTTAATGTTATCCTCATTGAAAAATAgtgattttcttttaaaaataaggacatttctaaATGACCCCAAACTTCTGAACGGTGTAGTTCCTAActcgaatgttttttttttttgtgtaagtaCAATGAGTGCATATCAAATGTACAGTACAGTGTTGCCTGAGTTAGTTTTCAGCAACTGTGTTTGTGTAAAACAATTTCTGGCTTTGGGTACTTAGAAACACAATTAATGAAAGCTTCCTCATATCATCTAATTATAGCTCCCCTTGTGTAACATTAAGATGCATCCTGCCTCCAAGTTATTTTCTGCACCAGGCCAAATTGGGACATAGTATGGTGGTTGTGAGACTCATAGCTGGCATGTGATTGAAAAGGATGTATGTTCATGTTTACTGGTTCACACTAAACTAACAATTAAAATTTATACTTTTACATGAACTGCCCATTTCCTTACATCAGACGTGTAGGTGTTCCGAAAGGGAGGTTCTGGAAAATGTGAATTTCTGGGAATGACAAGTAAAATTTCCCAGTCATCcagatggaaaataattgtgtaAAATGCTGTACGTACGTGTCTCTCAGTGGAACATTGCACAGTGGAGTCAAACAGGAACTGTGCCTTGCTAATTGTGATCAATGGTTTAACTTTGTTATATTCAGGAGAATTTCATtagagaaaaatgaaatttccaCAGTGAATGAGACGAGGTTTGTACCACAGTGCGACTGTCTGACAATTGATCAAGTTCACTGCATTAGTTTGAGGTCATGGAAAAATTTTGAAATGCGTTTTCTGGATACAGCTTAATTCTAAATAAACCATAACATTCTATGTAAATTAAAATCCCGATATTCTTTATGATTATTATatgattgttgttgttggttttattcCAATAAAATGATAAATTGATTGAAATAATATTTTGCAGGAGAGGTAAAGATAAACAACTGAGATAATGTGGTTGCAAAGGTTTGCAAACCCTCTTAAATTAGGCATGTGAGTGTATTTAGAATGAtcaatcacattcaaactcacAATAAATGCGACTCCGTGCACCTGCCACCATCTAAAGTGCCATTGATTAACCCTAAAAAAAAGTTCAGATGTGCAAGTGGACTTCTtcagaatttctttttttttttagcagaggCCTGAAGTCCTCAATCCAAGACTGACAAGATCATGCTTACACTTGGTACAAGTTTATTTGATTAGACTGGACAGATGTGTTTGCTATTTTCCAGTCAGGGGATCTGGCAGGAAGCAACCACATCATTTGCAAGAAAGTTCTCATTAGGTAGCCTTAACCAAGCTGAGTCATTGGCACAGGTCTGCAGGAGGCCATGTGAGGCCAGCCAAATCCAGCTGCATCAGCGGGAAGAAACAGCTAGATAAACAGCTTTGGGAATAATGAGCAGTGAGTAATCAGGGATAAGCCAAATAAAAGGCGTGCTTCACAAAAGTGCACATTAGACGAGAAAAAaagcagagaagaaaaaacccATCAGCCTTTACAGAATTTCCATCAGGATCAATAAACTACCAATATCCTTACAATATGTATTTAATCTGTAGTGCAAAATGTGGAGACATTTGAGGGTTTTAGTTGACAAACTCGAAGAGTTTGGAATGTCGTGCATACCTCCACCTTTGACCTAAGAATGTAGTAGTGGCTGACCTGAACTGCTTGCCTGCATTTAGACGATCAGCAGTCACTTACTTAGTGGGGCAAAGTTGATTTGCTGAACCAGCAATACTACTGGAGAAAATTTAAACAATCCTCAGTTATTGCAATGtgtctatttaaaaaaaggaatcctttatgtgtgtgatttttttatttaaaattcaacaaaatatttgtggattgcagtaaaaaaaaaaaaaaaaaaaaaaaaaggcatcatcGCAAGTAAAAGCTATTTCCAATATTTTGGACAATTCTGATCTTAaaattttacatatatatatatatatatatatatatatatatatatatatatatatatatatatatatatatatatatatatatatatttggaccTTACATGACTGTGGAAAAGTTCATTTTTGCGTGCATCATCGCAAGATAAATAGTTTTCATTACCCCGATTCCTGTcatccaatccatccatccatccatccatccatccatccatccatccatccatccatccatccatccatccatccatccatccatccatcctcttcgAGAGAGCCAAGAATATTTCGGGAAAAGCCTCGATCACCTAAACTTCATTTGGGTTTGATCATTGGAGTGTTAACAGTTTAAACAGTGgtatgtaaccctaaccctaaccctatttaACATGAGACGTCAGTGAGATTGGAAATCAAAAACACAATCATAACCCTGGTTTGTAACTGAGTAAATGTAATGAATGTAAGTACCAATGTCAAATAAGaacaaaaaaggaagaacctactaGAACAACTGAGCATTTGTGGTTAATCATAGCCGCTTTACACTAGATTGCTGGTAATGGGAACCTTAAACGTCAAATTTTTGtagatttcattttttcccccacaaaTCTATGGGTATGTCCATAAATAATCTCAGACCGTCTTCACCCCGACTGTTCGACTGTGCGTTTTTCAAATGAGTCATTCAGTTATCTTGCGGTTATCATAACCCCGGTTTGTAACTGAGTAACTGTAATGAAgtaacaatgtaaaaaaaactgcGGTCGGTTatctgtcagtcagtcagtcagtcagtcagtcagtcagtcagtcagtcagtcagtcagtcagtcagtcagtcagtctgtctgtctgtctgtctgtctgtctgtctctctctctctctctctctctctctctctctctatctatctatctatctatctatctatctatctatctatctatctatctatctatctatctatctatctatctatctatctatctatctatctatctatcttcatAACTTGGCATAGCACCGTGAGTCCATTCAACCcaagaaaaaaagtttaaaaaaaagatggttATCATTCAGCAGGAGCAGGAACGGAGCAAAGTTCGGCGACCACGGGTGATTTTCTGGCCAATCTTCGCCTAGAAGGCGGGGGATAGAAAGTGTGCAAGATGATACATTTGTTCTCTAGAGCCTCGGCGAGCAGTCCAAGTCCGAGGGGGTCGGCGAGCGGCGCACGGAGCAGGAGTACAGCACATATTCGGCCGGGCAAATATGGTCTCAGTTACCTCGCCGTCTCTGGCGTACATGTCCCGCGCGCAAGTTCTGCTGGTGGCGTGCGGCGTCAGCTTAGCCTTCCTCGCCGTGCTGCTCCTCCGTCAGCTCATCAAGCAGAGGAGACCCCCGGGATTCCCCCCCGGGCCTTCCCCCATCCCTGTCATAGGGAACATTATGTCTTTGGTCACCGAGCCGCACGTTTTCCTCAAGAAGCAGAGTGAAGTTCACGGACAGGTACGGTCATTGTCTCGCTGCACAGCAATGCACGCGGCGTTACGAAACCATGCAACCAAGAATCTTTGCACGCCTCTTGCAAATTGCAGCAAAAAAGTGCAACTTTTACCTTCCATTCACTGTTTTTAGAAAGGGGATTTGAACTAATTCCAGTTCATGCAGGCGTTTTCTGGACCTTTCAATACAGAACAGTTGTGCTTTGGCTTATGACTTTTAATCGTACTGTGAGCTTGCTCCCTTAAATCAATGCTTCCTGACTGAAATTGAATTGCCTCCACAAAACATGTTACATGTTTTTAATATGATGATACAGTGCTCAAGTGGGTAGTACATCTGGCTCTCTGTGCTGAGATCAGGGTTTGAATCTGCATGCTTCCATGTTCTTGTTTGGTGTTCCTTTGGGTCCTCGTGCTACCTCTCGCAAAATtgtttgtgtgattgattgtttgtttgttcctaTGGATTAGTTGGTGACCAATCCTGGGTGTCTTACTCAAACTCCGGATGGATAATGATCGGCTCAACTGCAACTCGTTAGGATAAGCAATGTACAAAATTGATATTTTAGACactgtattttaaaatgtttaaaaacttaatgaaaatgaatgtaaagaaataaaaaggtttttataaagTGTAAGAAATCCACAAATATACacagtacagtcaaacctcggttttcgaccacaatccgttcctgaaggcggttcgagaagtgaatcgttcgaatccgaatctatttttcccattagaaataatggaaaaaaatgtaatccgttccaagacaaaaaaaaccaaaaccgcattttttaaagcattttttaatttgcgcattttttgtccgatcgcacaactgcagcgcaccgccgaacgcgcaaccgtagcgcgcaaccgtagcgcgccgccgaccgcgcaactgcaccgcgctggtcgcattattgtgacagagccgtcgctgaaatttagaaaatatttttaaagtcctgatgtactttccaaaatgtaagtggacctcagtgcgcacggagcttaatttggtccaatcgcgcaaccgcagcgcgccgggctctcactgtcgcattgcttcaagagcgtctttgtgttttaggatggctttacggctcccgcttgctttctttggaggcatgattaggggttaatacaatcactTAAACTAATACTAAATCTAACAATATGTAATACTGATACGCAGACTAAAACTAAGACTACAATGAATGGTAAATCTAATActgacactaaaaaaaaaaagaagaaaaacgttAGACACTGCTGCTAATCCCAAAACACTTAATCTAATACTGATACTAAATCGAATACTTTTTATAATAAATCGTCCGGCCTGGAATGTCCTTCCCAGTGCACTATGACCTACTTTTCAAAACCCTCGACCCACTTCGCAAAGGCTCACTTGGTCACGTGTGTCTCAGATTTTCAGTCTGGACCTCGGAGGCATCTTGACTGTGGTGCTGAATGGCTACGACTGTATCAGGGAATGCCTTTACCATCAGAGTGAGGTGTTTGCTGACCGGCCATCCTTGCCTCTCTTcaagaaaatgaccaaaatgggTGGTAAGAAAAGAGTGATGTTATTTATAGTTCACCAACTTACAACAGGAAGAGAATTCTGCTTCGAGAAGGATTTAATGTGCACTCTTCTAATTACACTCCCAACAATGTGTTCCAATGTATTAATTGGATTAGAACATTGGTGTGTTGAATTCTCAGTTAATCTGTTTTACAGTCATTTTACAGTCAATTGTATTGCTctattagtaaaaaaaaattaaccacaTTACTGGATGTCCTGTACAAATGTTTACTTGAGGGACAATAGCAAAATAACTGAATGATGGCTAAAAATGAAACATTCAACCAATGAATGGTTGTTTTTCCAAAGGTCTTCTCAATTGCAAATATGGCAAaagctggatcgaacaccgcaAACTGGCGTGCAATTCGTTCAGGTACTTCGGAAGTAATCAGAGGCTCTTTGAGAGGAAGATCTCGGAGGAGTGCATGTTCTTCGTGGACGCCATCGACGAGCACAAAGGCAAAGCCTTCAATCCCAAACACCTGGTGACCAACGCCGTGTCCAACATCACCAACCTGATCATCTTCGGCCAGCGCTTCACCTACGATGACAGCAACTTTCAGCACATGATCGAAATCTTTAGCGAGAACGTGGAACTGGCGGTGAGCAGCTGGGCCTTCCTCTACAACGCCTTCCCTTGGATCGAGTATGTGCCCTTCGGGAAGCACCAGAAGCTCTTCCGCAATGCCGCCGAGGTCTACGACTTCCTACAACAGGTCATCGAGAGCTTTTCCCAAGGCCGGGTGCCACATATACCTCGGCACTACGTCGACGCCTATTTGGATGAGTTGGAGCAGAATGTGGGCAACCCTAGTTCGTCGTTCTCCTATGAGAACCTCATCTATTCAGTGGGGGAGCTAATCATCGCGGGCACCGAGACCACCACCAATACCCTGCGCTGGGCCATGCTCTACATGGCCCTATACCCCAACATACAAGGTCAGCTGATAAACCCGCAAGTATTTGACAGAGGTTTATAAATGCCTTAAGAttccacaagatggcggcaaataATTATACttgtctaaatgaagcttcTAAACTCACCTCAACATAGTGATCAATATCAGATTTCGTTTGACAACGGTTCAAACGAAAAAGCAGTTTCATGACATCACCTTTCTTGGAGAGTTTCACACATACTTTGAAGCGCAACATTGAAAGCAATGTGATAGGCAGGCTGCCAGCAGGCGTAGAGGCTCTTTTTTGTCTAACAGTGCTTTTCTACGTGAACTCCTCAATTacacaatttttctttctctttctttcgaaaacatataaaaaaaaaattctttgcgGGAAACAGAATTAAGGTGTTAACGGCATCATACCGTATATGTATAAATTCACTTACAAGCTTGATCACGGAACCAATTGAATTTGCAAGCCAAAGTGTaactgtaattaaaaaaaaacatgttgagaCAAATGCAAATCCAGCCTATTTTTCaagacagtgattttttttgtaacaaaaaaacacaatctCGCAATGCTTTTAATGTGATGCCTTTGTCGCTTGATTTTCAGCAAACATAATGTGTACCGCGTATGTGTGTTGTGCCATACAGAGAGAGTGCACAGGGAGATTGACAGCGTGTTGCCAAACGGGCGAGCGCCCTCTTTAGAGGACAAACAGAAGATGCCCTTTGTGGAAGCTGTCCTGCATGAGATCCTGCGTTTCTGCAACATCGTCCCCCTGGGCATTTTTCGCGCCAC
This genomic window from Syngnathus scovelli strain Florida chromosome 4, RoL_Ssco_1.2, whole genome shotgun sequence contains:
- the calca gene encoding calcitonin/calcitonin-related polypeptide, alpha isoform X1, with the protein product MAIMITHKFGTLLLACVLIFCQMCITQAAPSRSREDPSTDGVSLSNDDIKKLLRAIKEFMQLASDEQERQTADGSSPDRSMSKRCTGLSTCVLGKLSQDIHKLQTYPRTDVGAGTPGKKRNLAEQYEYN
- the calca gene encoding calcitonin/calcitonin-related polypeptide, alpha isoform X2, encoding MAIMITHKFGTLLLACVLIFCQMCITQAAPSRSREDPSTDGVSLSNDDIKKLLRAIKEFMQLASDEQERQTADGSSNMSTQKRACNTATCVTHRLADFLSRSGGMGHRNFVPTSVGAQAFGKRRRRSPE
- the cyp2r1 gene encoding vitamin D 25-hydroxylase, which encodes MVSVTSPSLAYMSRAQVLLVACGVSLAFLAVLLLRQLIKQRRPPGFPPGPSPIPVIGNIMSLVTEPHVFLKKQSEVHGQIFSLDLGGILTVVLNGYDCIRECLYHQSEVFADRPSLPLFKKMTKMGGLLNCKYGKSWIEHRKLACNSFRYFGSNQRLFERKISEECMFFVDAIDEHKGKAFNPKHLVTNAVSNITNLIIFGQRFTYDDSNFQHMIEIFSENVELAVSSWAFLYNAFPWIEYVPFGKHQKLFRNAAEVYDFLQQVIESFSQGRVPHIPRHYVDAYLDELEQNVGNPSSSFSYENLIYSVGELIIAGTETTTNTLRWAMLYMALYPNIQERVHREIDSVLPNGRAPSLEDKQKMPFVEAVLHEILRFCNIVPLGIFRATSQEAHVNGYTIPKGTMVITNLYSVHFDEKYWTDPGVFSPQRFLDSNGNFVRREAFLPFSLGRRQCLGEQLARMEMFLFFTTLLQRFHLQFPPGSIPTVAPKLGMTLQPKPYSICAIRRQHKDTPYHN